In Arcobacter sp. CECT 8983, a single window of DNA contains:
- a CDS encoding glutamate-5-semialdehyde dehydrogenase encodes MQQFLEESKKVSREIATLSGEVKNRVLNEMADALIENCDYIVGCNEKDMSVGRLGNLDDALLDRLLLTGERVEGMAKAIREIASLKEPVGRTLDGWVTENGLNIQKVSIPIGVIGIIYESRPNVTSDTAALCFKSGNVCVLKGGKEAEHSNKAIANILRHVLAKNKLPEQAISLLPDSSREGVANLIKQDKYVDLIVPRGGEALIKYVSENSTVPVVKHDKGLCHIYLDRDANHQKAIEIAINAKCSRPGVCNAMETLLVHKDVAGYILPPLHEAYEKYGTELKGCDATRKFIDIQCATHEDYDTEYLANKLNIKIVDNVDEAISHISKYGSGHSEAIISENYSIVNKFLNEVDAACVYANASTRFTDGGAFGLGAEVGISTNKLHSRGPMGINDLTTFKYKVYGTGQVR; translated from the coding sequence ATGCAACAATTTTTAGAAGAATCAAAAAAAGTTAGTAGAGAAATTGCTACACTTAGTGGTGAAGTAAAAAATAGAGTATTAAATGAGATGGCTGATGCTTTAATTGAAAATTGTGATTATATAGTAGGTTGCAATGAAAAAGATATGAGTGTTGGCAGACTTGGAAATCTTGATGATGCGTTATTAGATAGATTACTTCTAACAGGTGAGCGAGTTGAAGGTATGGCAAAGGCTATTAGAGAAATAGCCTCTTTAAAAGAACCAGTTGGAAGAACTCTTGATGGATGGGTTACAGAAAATGGTTTAAATATTCAAAAAGTTTCTATTCCTATTGGAGTAATTGGTATTATTTATGAAAGCAGACCAAATGTTACTTCTGATACTGCAGCACTTTGTTTTAAAAGTGGAAATGTATGTGTATTAAAAGGTGGGAAAGAAGCTGAACACTCAAATAAAGCCATTGCAAATATTTTAAGACATGTATTAGCAAAAAACAAGTTACCTGAACAAGCTATCTCATTACTTCCCGATTCAAGTAGAGAAGGGGTTGCAAACCTAATAAAACAAGATAAATATGTAGATTTAATAGTTCCAAGGGGTGGAGAAGCACTTATTAAGTATGTAAGTGAAAACTCAACAGTTCCAGTTGTAAAACATGATAAAGGACTTTGTCATATCTATTTAGATAGAGATGCAAATCACCAAAAAGCAATTGAAATAGCAATTAATGCAAAATGTTCAAGACCAGGTGTTTGTAATGCAATGGAAACTTTACTTGTACATAAAGATGTTGCTGGATATATTTTACCGCCATTACATGAAGCATATGAAAAGTATGGAACAGAACTTAAAGGTTGTGATGCAACAAGAAAGTTCATTGATATTCAATGTGCAACCCATGAAGATTATGATACTGAGTATTTAGCAAACAAGTTAAATATTAAGATTGTAGATAATGTTGATGAGGCAATTTCGCATATTTCAAAATATGGTTCTGGGCACTCAGAGGCTATTATTAGTGAAAACTACTCTATTGTAAATAAGTTTTTAAATGAAGTAGATGCAGCTTGTGTATATGCAAATGCAAGTACAAGATTTACAGATGGTGGAGCTTTTGGACTTGGAGCTGAGGTTGGTATTTCAACAAATAAACTTCACTCAAGAGGACCAATGGGAATAAATGATTTAACAACATTTAAATATAAAGTTTATGGAACAGGACAGGTAAGATAG
- a CDS encoding helix-turn-helix domain-containing protein: METRNYNCFFQLATDMIGGKWKAMVLWSLKKGVKRNGELKKLIPGISQKMLTQQLRELEEVGIVQRIAYPVIPPKVEYKLTKHGEKLIPILQELHDWGKDYAIENKITIEKATNC, from the coding sequence ATGGAAACAAGAAATTACAACTGTTTTTTTCAATTAGCAACTGATATGATAGGTGGAAAATGGAAAGCAATGGTTCTTTGGTCACTTAAAAAAGGTGTAAAAAGAAATGGTGAGTTAAAAAAACTTATTCCAGGAATTAGCCAAAAGATGTTAACTCAACAACTAAGAGAACTTGAAGAAGTTGGTATTGTACAAAGAATTGCATACCCAGTTATTCCTCCTAAAGTTGAATACAAATTAACTAAACATGGTGAAAAACTTATTCCCATTTTACAAGAATTACATGATTGGGGTAAAGATTATGCAATTGAAAATAAAATCACTATAGAAAAAGCTACAAACTGCTAG
- a CDS encoding alpha/beta hydrolase: MKSLLLFLLIVLFFNACSSIATVEERITTSNKLIQEKQIKKEILHTNIFSLYSLQKTSSCNTLRVYIEGDGLSWLSRTRISNNPTPINPLAMKLFLKDKSSCKIYLARPCQYTKDSKCEKKYWTSHRYSKEVLSSYLNALDLLKQNFLNKEFELIGYSGGGAIATLISVKREDVRFLLTVAGNIDHKYWTQKHNINSLYGSLNPPQFAKSLEKIKQVHLIGEKDTIIDSSIFNSYYSYFKNTSNIKHTIFKDFTHQKGWEENWIKILNNNYLF; the protein is encoded by the coding sequence ATGAAGTCTCTTTTACTATTTTTATTAATTGTTTTATTTTTTAATGCATGTTCTTCTATTGCTACAGTTGAAGAAAGAATAACTACTTCAAATAAACTTATTCAAGAAAAACAAATCAAAAAAGAGATACTACATACAAATATTTTTTCTTTATACTCTTTGCAAAAAACTTCTTCATGCAATACTTTAAGAGTATATATTGAAGGAGACGGTTTATCATGGCTTAGCAGAACAAGAATCTCAAATAACCCTACTCCTATAAATCCTCTAGCAATGAAACTATTTTTAAAAGACAAAAGCTCTTGTAAAATCTATTTAGCAAGACCTTGTCAATATACAAAGGATAGTAAATGTGAGAAGAAATACTGGACTTCACATAGATACTCAAAAGAAGTTTTAAGTTCTTATTTAAATGCCTTAGATTTATTAAAACAAAATTTTTTAAATAAAGAGTTTGAACTTATAGGATATTCAGGTGGAGGAGCAATTGCCACACTTATAAGTGTGAAAAGAGAGGATGTAAGGTTTTTGTTAACAGTTGCAGGAAATATAGACCACAAATACTGGACTCAAAAACATAATATAAACTCTTTATATGGTTCTTTAAATCCACCACAGTTTGCTAAAAGTTTAGAAAAAATAAAACAAGTTCATTTAATTGGAGAAAAAGATACTATTATTGATAGCTCTATTTTCAACTCTTACTACTCTTATTTTAAGAATACTTCGAATATAAAACACACTATTTTTAAAGATTTTACCCATCAAAAAGGCTGGGAAGAAAACTGGATAAAAATATTAAATAACAACTATCTTTTTTAA
- a CDS encoding YhdH/YhfP family quinone oxidoreductase gives MKAFVVEKIEDKKFDCGIQDIEVPALEENEVLIKATYSSLNYKDALSSIGNPGVTRVFPHITGIDVAGTVEKSTSSDFEVGQKVLVTGYDLGMNTNGGHSEYVRVPASWVVTMPEGISDREIMTYGTAGLTAALSVNELLNNGVTSGEVLVTGATGGVGSIAVAILSKLGFCVTAISGKEDKIPFLKDLGAKEVILRADFDVENKRPMGSEKYDGVVDTVGGNILAEALKVIKYDGVATCCGLTSSHELPTNVFPFILRGVRLIGIDSVECKIEKKTAAWEKLASDFAIESLAALTTEINLDEVKEAYENLLAGKAVGRYLVKI, from the coding sequence ATGAAAGCATTTGTAGTAGAAAAAATAGAAGATAAGAAGTTTGATTGTGGAATTCAAGATATTGAAGTTCCAGCTTTAGAAGAAAATGAAGTATTAATAAAAGCAACGTACTCATCTTTAAACTATAAAGATGCTCTAAGTTCAATAGGTAATCCAGGAGTTACAAGAGTATTTCCTCATATTACTGGAATAGATGTAGCTGGAACTGTAGAAAAATCAACAAGTTCAGATTTTGAAGTAGGGCAAAAAGTTCTTGTGACAGGCTATGATTTAGGTATGAATACTAATGGGGGACATAGTGAATATGTAAGGGTGCCAGCTTCATGGGTGGTTACTATGCCAGAAGGTATTTCTGATAGAGAAATTATGACTTATGGAACAGCAGGTTTAACAGCAGCTTTAAGTGTAAATGAGCTTTTAAACAATGGTGTTACAAGTGGAGAAGTACTTGTTACAGGTGCTACTGGAGGTGTTGGAAGTATTGCTGTTGCTATTTTAAGCAAGCTTGGATTTTGCGTAACTGCTATTTCTGGGAAAGAAGATAAAATTCCTTTCTTAAAAGATTTAGGAGCTAAAGAGGTTATCTTAAGAGCTGATTTTGATGTTGAAAATAAAAGACCAATGGGAAGTGAAAAGTATGATGGGGTAGTTGATACTGTTGGTGGAAATATTTTAGCAGAAGCTTTAAAAGTAATAAAATATGATGGAGTAGCAACTTGTTGTGGTTTAACTTCATCACATGAATTACCAACAAATGTTTTTCCATTTATATTAAGAGGCGTAAGACTTATTGGTATTGATTCAGTTGAGTGTAAAATAGAAAAGAAAACAGCTGCTTGGGAAAAGTTAGCTTCTGATTTTGCCATTGAGTCTTTAGCTGCTTTAACAACTGAAATAAATTTAGATGAAGTAAAAGAAGCTTATGAAAACTTATTAGCTGGTAAAGCTGTAGGAAGATATTTAGTAAAAATATAA
- a CDS encoding XdhC family protein has translation MFSNKQYIDFIEKSRLEGLDIVVVSVVKTQGSTYAKAGNMMLINNKGESIGVLGSPLLHNKFLEFSKEAFKSKKTIYYENTPIDKNSGHGVSEYIIQAFFYKDEYCALGKALNSSGKSWIRSIDSEEFSFIDKKENKFENGMFYQYIQLPYSILAFGSGRHVEPFISMCNLLGWKTTVIDMKIDNENVKSADNLIELKSLNEIFSLDLSSYNASVILSHSPKKDDIYLEALLKSSVEYIGIMGNKTNMKKKVEKFSLQNDKRFFAPVGFDIGGNTPETIALSICSQIEAKKNGKI, from the coding sequence ATGTTTTCAAATAAGCAATATATTGATTTTATAGAAAAATCTAGACTAGAAGGCTTAGACATAGTTGTAGTTTCTGTGGTAAAAACACAGGGTTCTACCTATGCAAAAGCTGGAAATATGATGCTTATAAATAACAAAGGTGAATCTATTGGCGTATTAGGAAGTCCTTTATTACATAATAAATTTTTAGAATTTTCAAAAGAAGCTTTTAAAAGTAAAAAAACAATTTATTATGAGAACACGCCAATAGATAAAAACTCTGGGCATGGAGTAAGTGAATATATAATACAAGCTTTTTTTTATAAAGATGAGTATTGTGCTTTAGGCAAAGCTTTAAATAGCTCTGGTAAAAGCTGGATTAGGTCAATTGATAGTGAAGAGTTTAGTTTTATTGATAAAAAAGAGAATAAGTTTGAAAATGGTATGTTTTATCAATATATACAACTGCCCTATTCTATTTTAGCTTTTGGTTCAGGACGCCATGTTGAACCTTTTATTTCCATGTGTAATCTTTTAGGTTGGAAGACAACAGTTATTGACATGAAAATTGATAATGAAAATGTAAAAAGTGCAGATAATTTAATAGAATTAAAAAGTTTAAATGAGATATTTTCTTTAGATTTAAGTTCTTATAATGCTTCTGTTATATTAAGTCACTCTCCCAAAAAAGATGATATCTATTTAGAAGCTTTACTCAAGTCTTCTGTAGAATATATAGGAATTATGGGCAATAAAACAAATATGAAAAAGAAAGTAGAAAAGTTCTCCTTACAAAATGACAAAAGGTTTTTTGCTCCTGTAGGATTTGACATTGGTGGAAATACTCCTGAAACCATTGCTTTATCTATTTGTTCTCAAATTGAGGCTAAAAAAAATGGAAAAATCTAA
- a CDS encoding nucleotidyltransferase family protein, translated as MEKSKNLSVVILAAGKASRFGKAKQLLEIQGQTLLELSIKKALTISDDVNVILGSYADLCIEKIKDFNIKYHINKEFESGMASSLKLGISKVENNKDILVMLCDMPLVPLTHYESLVKVYSNNKNKIVCSKYKDKFLVPAIFPNKYFDLFKKLSGDKGAKNILKEYDKDYVILEDKYAIDIDTKEDFDRILATKCC; from the coding sequence ATGGAAAAATCTAAAAACTTATCAGTTGTAATTTTAGCAGCTGGCAAAGCAAGTAGATTTGGAAAAGCAAAACAACTTCTTGAAATACAAGGGCAAACACTTTTAGAACTTTCAATAAAAAAAGCATTAACTATAAGTGATGATGTAAATGTGATTTTAGGGTCATATGCTGATTTATGCATTGAGAAGATTAAAGATTTTAATATAAAATATCACATAAATAAAGAGTTTGAATCAGGAATGGCAAGCTCTTTAAAACTTGGTATTTCAAAAGTTGAAAATAATAAAGATATTTTAGTCATGCTATGTGATATGCCCCTTGTTCCTCTTACTCATTATGAAAGTTTAGTAAAAGTTTATTCAAATAATAAAAATAAAATAGTATGTTCTAAATATAAAGATAAGTTTTTAGTTCCTGCAATTTTTCCTAATAAATATTTTGATTTATTTAAAAAACTAAGTGGGGACAAAGGAGCAAAAAATATTTTAAAAGAGTATGACAAAGATTATGTTATTTTAGAAGATAAATATGCCATTGATATTGATACAAAAGAAGATTTTGATAGAATATTAGCAACTAAATGTTGCTAA
- a CDS encoding molybdopterin cofactor-binding domain-containing protein → MKRRDFLKTSSLVASSFVIGFYIPTKSRAEEPKKKVLKPNAFVKISDDNTIDFIIGQVEMGQGTYTTLAMCIAEELNVKWDEINIVGAPVAPVYNHAWAPMMFTGGSSSILAKQQDMRKVGAALNEMLKTAAAKKWKIRTYDVYTDSSYVINKKTKEKFSFGELVSSLSDIKVPTNPKIKDLKDCKIVGKPRSRHPKEMEAKVTGKAQFGIDVRIDGMKYAAILHPRVFGAKIKSYDASKVLKRDGIVKVKQIPSGIAVIADYWWLAKEALKDIDVTWDNLDFENTSSLDIDKEYKELLSEPAFTMRKDGDSKKAFDEAPNTIETQYDFPFLAHAAMEPLNFVVQHDKNSASIWSSSQFQTLTQKKAAEVLEVDFNNITYNTPYLGGAFGRRGTLNMDFILDGLYSAKGEDFPVMTIWTREDDIKMGNYRPKYKNKVKMALDEHGDITAFDAKVISQSIFKGTALEGFGYKNGVDGAQKEGLVDHPYNIDNHDMQAKIVESPIPVLWWRSVGHTQTSLTVEGMIEQAAALAKKDPIEYRIGMLSDQRFIDILNDVAKKANWKNRKKEKNVGYGVALVESFGTICAQIAKVRVIDNDFTVEKVWCSVDCGFAFNPQNVENQMISCINFGIAALKYSEITLEKGATVQNNFYDYKVSRISDAPEIEVSIINSGDKIGGIGEPGVPPILAAVPNALFDATGKVYSSMPIKEI, encoded by the coding sequence ATGAAAAGAAGAGATTTTTTAAAAACAAGTTCTTTAGTTGCTTCATCTTTTGTTATTGGGTTTTATATTCCTACTAAATCAAGAGCAGAAGAACCTAAAAAAAAGGTATTAAAACCTAATGCTTTTGTAAAAATTAGTGACGATAATACAATAGACTTTATAATAGGTCAAGTGGAGATGGGGCAAGGAACATATACAACATTAGCTATGTGTATAGCAGAAGAGTTAAATGTAAAATGGGATGAAATAAATATTGTAGGAGCGCCTGTAGCGCCTGTATATAATCATGCCTGGGCTCCTATGATGTTCACTGGTGGTTCTTCTTCTATTTTAGCTAAACAACAAGATATGAGAAAAGTTGGAGCTGCATTAAATGAGATGCTAAAAACTGCTGCTGCAAAAAAATGGAAGATTAGAACTTATGATGTATATACAGACTCTTCTTATGTTATAAACAAAAAAACAAAAGAGAAATTTAGTTTTGGAGAACTAGTCTCATCTTTATCTGATATTAAAGTACCAACAAATCCTAAAATAAAAGATTTAAAAGATTGCAAAATAGTTGGAAAACCAAGATCAAGACATCCAAAAGAAATGGAAGCTAAAGTAACAGGAAAAGCCCAATTTGGTATAGATGTTAGAATTGATGGAATGAAGTATGCAGCAATATTACACCCAAGAGTTTTTGGTGCTAAGATTAAATCTTATGATGCTTCAAAAGTTTTAAAAAGAGATGGAATTGTAAAAGTAAAACAAATCCCTTCAGGAATTGCTGTTATTGCTGATTATTGGTGGCTTGCTAAAGAAGCCTTAAAAGACATTGATGTAACTTGGGATAACTTAGATTTTGAAAATACAAGTAGCCTTGATATAGATAAAGAGTATAAAGAGTTACTTTCAGAACCTGCTTTTACAATGAGAAAAGATGGAGATAGTAAAAAAGCATTTGATGAAGCACCAAATACAATAGAAACCCAATATGATTTTCCTTTTTTAGCCCATGCTGCAATGGAACCTTTAAACTTTGTTGTACAACATGATAAAAATTCAGCTTCTATTTGGTCTTCTTCTCAATTTCAAACTCTTACGCAAAAAAAAGCTGCAGAAGTTTTAGAAGTTGATTTTAATAATATTACTTATAATACTCCTTATTTAGGTGGAGCTTTTGGTAGAAGAGGAACATTAAATATGGACTTCATTTTAGATGGACTATATAGTGCAAAAGGGGAAGATTTTCCTGTAATGACTATTTGGACAAGAGAAGATGATATTAAAATGGGGAATTATAGACCAAAATATAAAAATAAAGTAAAAATGGCTCTAGATGAACATGGTGATATAACTGCATTTGATGCAAAGGTTATCTCTCAATCTATTTTTAAAGGAACCGCACTAGAAGGGTTTGGATATAAAAATGGAGTAGATGGGGCTCAAAAAGAGGGATTAGTTGATCATCCATATAATATAGATAACCATGATATGCAAGCAAAAATTGTAGAGTCTCCTATTCCTGTATTATGGTGGAGATCAGTAGGACATACTCAAACATCATTAACAGTTGAAGGGATGATAGAACAAGCAGCAGCCCTTGCAAAAAAAGACCCTATTGAGTATAGAATAGGAATGTTAAGTGACCAAAGATTTATAGATATTTTAAATGATGTGGCTAAAAAAGCCAATTGGAAAAATAGAAAAAAAGAAAAGAATGTAGGTTATGGAGTAGCTTTAGTTGAATCTTTTGGTACTATTTGCGCTCAAATAGCAAAGGTAAGAGTTATTGACAATGACTTTACAGTTGAAAAAGTTTGGTGTAGTGTGGATTGTGGATTTGCTTTTAATCCACAAAATGTAGAAAATCAGATGATTAGTTGTATTAACTTTGGTATTGCAGCTTTAAAATATTCAGAAATCACCCTTGAAAAAGGTGCCACAGTACAAAACAATTTTTATGACTATAAAGTTTCTAGGATATCTGATGCTCCTGAGATTGAAGTAAGTATTATAAATTCAGGAGATAAAATCGGTGGAATAGGAGAACCTGGAGTTCCTCCAATTTTAGCAGCTGTTCCAAATGCTTTATTTGATGCAACAGGAAAAGTTTATAGTTCAATGCCTATAAAAGAGATTTAA
- a CDS encoding helix-turn-helix domain-containing protein, whose protein sequence is MNKKINELEENIEKCPVETALDVLAGKWKILILWYLRRDTLRFSELQKMLPRTTEKMLIQKLRELEKDNIVHREVYPVVPPKVEYSLTEYGQSLKPILKQLYLWGEVHKEKFNK, encoded by the coding sequence ATGAATAAAAAAATTAATGAATTAGAAGAAAACATTGAAAAATGTCCTGTAGAAACTGCCCTTGATGTACTTGCAGGTAAATGGAAAATATTGATTTTATGGTATTTAAGGCGAGATACCCTAAGATTTAGTGAACTTCAAAAGATGCTTCCAAGAACTACAGAAAAGATGTTAATTCAAAAACTAAGAGAATTAGAAAAAGACAATATTGTCCATAGAGAAGTATATCCTGTAGTTCCACCAAAAGTAGAGTACTCTCTCACAGAATATGGACAGAGTTTAAAACCTATTCTAAAACAGCTATACCTTTGGGGTGAAGTTCATAAAGAGAAGTTTAATAAATAA
- a CDS encoding LysE family translocator: protein MIDFTSLYMFIAASFLLCLAPGPDNIYVLTQGMTKSKKAAIVTTLGLCSGIIIHTSAAAFGISVIFQTSELAFNLVKYIGAAYLLYIAYQAFRHRNDKLDLSVQDSSNELKKMYAKGFIMNILNPKVSIFFLAFLPQFVNPELGNVPMQMIILGLVFMALTVVVFSSIGIAGNMLSSKLMENPNISKILNMLTSFVLGALAVKLALSSR, encoded by the coding sequence ATGATAGATTTTACATCTTTATATATGTTTATAGCTGCTTCATTTCTTTTATGTTTAGCACCAGGGCCTGATAATATTTATGTGTTAACACAAGGTATGACAAAAAGTAAAAAAGCTGCAATAGTTACAACTCTTGGACTTTGTTCAGGAATTATTATTCACACTTCAGCTGCTGCTTTTGGTATATCAGTTATTTTCCAAACATCAGAGTTAGCTTTTAATCTTGTTAAGTATATTGGTGCTGCTTATTTACTTTATATAGCTTATCAAGCATTTAGACATAGAAATGACAAATTAGATTTAAGTGTGCAAGATTCAAGCAATGAGTTAAAAAAAATGTATGCCAAAGGTTTTATTATGAATATTTTAAATCCTAAAGTATCTATATTTTTCTTAGCATTTCTTCCTCAATTTGTAAACCCTGAACTAGGAAATGTGCCTATGCAAATGATTATTTTAGGTTTAGTATTTATGGCTTTAACAGTAGTTGTTTTTTCTTCAATTGGAATAGCAGGGAATATGTTAAGTAGTAAACTTATGGAAAATCCTAATATTTCTAAAATTCTAAATATGCTTACTTCTTTTGTATTAGGTGCTTTAGCAGTTAAATTAGCTCTATCTTCAAGATAG
- a CDS encoding (2Fe-2S)-binding protein: MATKITIDGKEYSVNAPLDTPLLWVLRDYLNMTGTKFGCGVSQCGACTVLVDGVATRSCQTPLSKIKDGKVTTIETKEDKTVQKLQRFWTQEDVVQCGYCQSGQIMNAAGLLKSNSNPSDKEIISAMDGNICRCGTYNKIKIAIKSAIKEA; this comes from the coding sequence ATGGCTACTAAAATAACAATTGATGGTAAAGAGTATAGTGTTAATGCTCCTTTAGACACCCCTTTATTGTGGGTATTAAGAGATTATTTAAATATGACTGGTACAAAGTTTGGTTGTGGGGTTTCCCAATGTGGAGCCTGTACCGTATTAGTTGATGGGGTTGCAACTAGAAGCTGTCAAACTCCTTTAAGTAAAATAAAAGATGGAAAAGTTACTACTATTGAAACAAAAGAAGATAAAACAGTTCAAAAGCTTCAAAGATTTTGGACACAAGAAGATGTTGTACAATGTGGATATTGTCAATCTGGGCAAATAATGAATGCAGCAGGTTTACTAAAATCAAACTCAAATCCTAGTGATAAAGAGATTATTTCAGCTATGGATGGAAATATTTGTAGATGTGGTACTTATAATAAAATTAAAATAGCTATTAAATCTGCTATAAAGGAGGCATAA
- the trxA gene encoding thioredoxin yields the protein MGKYIELTNDNFEATVNEGVSLVDFWAPWCGPCRMLAPVIDELAEDFDGKANICKVNTDEQQDLAVKYGVRSIPTIVFMKDGEVVDTLVGAQSKQALADKLNSL from the coding sequence ATGGGTAAATATATTGAATTAACAAATGATAATTTTGAAGCAACTGTAAATGAAGGTGTATCTTTAGTAGATTTCTGGGCTCCATGGTGTGGACCTTGTAGAATGCTTGCTCCCGTAATTGATGAATTAGCAGAAGATTTTGATGGTAAAGCAAATATCTGTAAAGTAAATACAGATGAGCAACAAGATTTAGCGGTTAAATATGGAGTTAGATCAATTCCTACAATTGTATTCATGAAAGATGGAGAAGTAGTTGATACTTTAGTTGGTGCACAATCTAAACAAGCACTTGCTGATAAATTAAACTCACTATAA
- a CDS encoding TetR/AcrR family transcriptional regulator yields MKRNRPLNEEKRKDIIKAAIKEFYNKGFDGSSMDSISTIAKVSKATVYKHFKNKEELFLHLASIFKERLEEAYKYTYDSKKDIEQQLFEIAKKEMNFLRKEENIKLIRIMTVVMVQRSNVGQKILDNTKDEYVTMTAKWFEEAKEDNKLHFEDSLFVAKQFIGVIKSFAFIPQLYGAEIITEEEELKVITKAIEMIKTMYMAN; encoded by the coding sequence ATGAAAAGAAATAGACCTCTAAATGAAGAAAAAAGAAAAGATATTATTAAAGCAGCAATAAAAGAGTTTTATAACAAAGGTTTTGATGGCTCAAGTATGGATTCTATCTCAACTATTGCAAAAGTATCAAAAGCCACAGTATATAAACATTTTAAAAATAAAGAAGAACTTTTTTTGCACCTTGCTTCTATTTTTAAAGAAAGACTTGAAGAAGCATATAAATATACTTATGATTCTAAAAAAGATATTGAACAACAACTTTTTGAAATTGCAAAAAAAGAGATGAACTTTTTGCGAAAAGAGGAAAATATAAAGCTTATTAGAATTATGACTGTGGTTATGGTTCAACGAAGTAATGTTGGGCAAAAAATTCTTGATAATACAAAAGATGAGTATGTGACTATGACTGCAAAATGGTTTGAAGAAGCTAAAGAAGACAACAAACTACATTTTGAAGATTCATTATTTGTGGCTAAACAATTTATTGGAGTGATTAAATCTTTTGCTTTTATTCCTCAACTTTATGGAGCAGAAATTATCACCGAAGAGGAAGAATTAAAAGTAATAACTAAAGCCATTGAAATGATAAAAACAATGTATATGGCTAACTAG
- a CDS encoding putative quinol monooxygenase, with protein sequence MSKKIYCIASFKAKEGKEQELLEVLQALEPQTTREDGCIQYIVTKHIEHPNAMGKSFPIVFNEIWESKEAFALHCNKPYITNFFQTHCVDKDGFVEDFNVCVYSDEVN encoded by the coding sequence ATGTCAAAAAAGATTTATTGTATTGCTTCATTTAAAGCAAAAGAAGGTAAAGAACAAGAGCTTTTAGAAGTACTTCAAGCACTTGAACCACAAACAACAAGAGAAGATGGGTGTATTCAATATATTGTTACAAAACATATAGAGCATCCAAATGCAATGGGAAAATCATTTCCTATAGTATTTAATGAAATCTGGGAGTCAAAAGAGGCTTTTGCATTACATTGCAATAAACCGTACATAACAAACTTTTTTCAAACACATTGTGTAGATAAAGATGGATTTGTAGAAGACTTTAATGTATGTGTTTACTCTGATGAAGTAAATTAG